The sequence GGTCGAGCTTCTTGCTCGTCGGCACATCTTGGGCCACAAGCTCGACATGCCGCGCATGCAGCTCCTGGAACCATGAGCGGTCTTGCTCATCGACGAAAAGATAGGGTGCAACCTGCTGTTTGCCCGGCCGGTGATGCATCCCACCGACATTGACGGTGGTGATGGGCACCCCGCGGTCCAGAAGCTGCAAGATCTCTCGCGGCGACTCCACCAACAGGAACAGTCGCTCGTCGTCGAAGCGGTTGTCGGCCAGGCTCTGGGCAGTCTCCTCGACCGTGAGCACCTCCACGGCCGTCTCCTCCGTGGCGCCGCCGGTGTAAAGCTCCCGTTCCCACGGTGATCCGGCGATTTGGTCGTTGCAGAGTAGGATGCGGTCGGGGTGGAGCACATTTCCCCAGCCGATGACCACTTGCCCGTGGACAAGCCGGTCGTCAATGCGCACCAGGACAAGGGGCATAGTTGGCCCTCGCTCTCCTCACTCTTGCCGCTCTGGGTAGGCCGAAATGCCGCGTGCCCCATCGCGGCAGACGGTCTCCACCAGCTCAGGGAAGGGGAGCCTGTCGCGCTTGGTCAGAAACGAAAGGAGCATGGGCAGGTTCACTCCAGAGATGACGCGCACGTGGGGGTGGCGCTTGGCGACTTTGC comes from Calditrichota bacterium and encodes:
- a CDS encoding PTS sugar transporter subunit IIB; protein product: MPLVLVRIDDRLVHGQVVIGWGNVLHPDRILLCNDQIAGSPWERELYTGGATEETAVEVLTVEETAQSLADNRFDDERLFLLVESPREILQLLDRGVPITTVNVGGMHHRPGKQQVAPYLFVDEQDRSWFQELHARHVELVAQDVPTSKKLDLAKLLKLE